Genomic DNA from Plectropomus leopardus isolate mb unplaced genomic scaffold, YSFRI_Pleo_2.0 unplaced_scaffold29091, whole genome shotgun sequence:
ACAGTCAAAGTGTTTTTAAGGCAGAAGCTTCGCGGACTGAAAGTTGGTGCAGGaagttttttaaaggaacagttcaacattttgggacatacaagtcattgcttttttttttgcagtgttagATAAGAGGATTAACAATATTTTCGTGTTTATACGATGAATATTACGTTACCGGAAACGAGGAAACAGCATTTATACTTTTGCATCAAATTCTGTGCACGATTGTGAAGTGGTGTCAATCtcttttcatctaactctcataaaaaaagacaatttgcttaaatgtcaaactattccttaaaaaaagaaaatattatggGATGCACAATAGTTATTTTGAGgtgtatttttgcacaaaaagaGCAACTTGACAAATTGTTGTCCCCTTAAGATGCTTTTGACTCAGTCAAAATGTCTGACGTGCAGCCAGCAGGGCCCTCACACTGTCAAATATGaacatttgtgcatttatttaactgtttttttaactacacTCAGTTTTCATTGTGTGAAAATATTAATGTGAGATGCAGATTGCTGaacacacctaaaaaaaatacccccaaaatGATGTTTAACTCTTGaacatcaacaaataaaaaatggtaaaacagtttcaaatgaGCGCAGGAACCCGAGCGAAGCCCTCTGTGTTTGAAATGTCAATTCAGctgaagaaaatatataataatacatgaaagagtacaacaaaataaaataagataagaaaaaaacacaaaataaaacattaacacaaacaagTATCAAAATGGGATGTATGCCTCGATGGAatggaataaaaacatttcatattaaaagaactacaaatgaaaaaaaaggtttctatAAATACAAAGGTTATGCATCAGTGTCCTGCAAAAAGCCTCACGTGTCAATATTTTAATAAGAATAAATGCCACGCTGCATTATTTTCTACAAATATCTGAATTTGTCTGAATATGATTGAAGCCGATCGATTAACGCGACAGCTACAGCCGAGAAGCTGACTCGTGTGAAAATTATTCAGTGCAACTTTACTTCAGAAATTACAGCATcaatattattatcaatattattcttattatcatcatcatgaATGATTACAGTGTGTCTGATGCAGCAGAGATGGACCGATCAGCAGTGGGATCTACTGTATGAGGTTTGCTCCAGGACACTGAACCACGCTCTACAgggggaggtcaaaggtcatcgtGGGGTTTCGGGGTGGGGGGGGTTGATATGAACCTCAGGAGGTCTCGTTGACCGTCCGCTCCAGCTCTATCACTTTACTGCTGCTCTCGTTCGTCCTCTGCTCCAGAGACCTGAGAGACAAACATCAGAAGAAAGCTCAGAAACAATAAATCAtctttttatgactttaaacGACAAAAAGCAGCTCTGTGATtgtgtattaaccctttaaaaccagagcaaactggcttgatttaaaaataaatcaaagagcaacaaaagaagaattagccaaaatcagcaagaaatgactgaaaagcacaagaatattacttgaaagatattataatatttttgtaacataattttaaatatgtaattctgataaatagcaataaatatagtttttctctagctttaaaaaaaaaaagagcgtaaatctactaatttcttacacatcctaaaattattctaaaatcATAGAGCCATCCTCCAACTGTggcaacatcctaaaatcagagagatgtcctaacatcctaaaagtgtcttaaaatcctagaaacatatacGGGCCCCTGCgtttggcccctggcctcctgtcatatTAGAAAAGTGGCCCTGAAGCAAAGCAGGTTAAGTTTTCAGCTcatgtacagatttttttctacattaagATGAAGTGGAGGctgatttctgattttctgtTGATAAAATGAGTGCGAGGAGCAACAAGAAAGCCAAGATTTTAATTTATGGTTCTACAtgtaaaaatatctgtaaatgcACCCAAAATCAAACCTGAAAATTCACACAGACGTGTCTCATATCAGCTAAGAAAGTCTGGTTTATGTTCTGCCTGCAGTGCGTGTGAGTGTCTGCAGGCGGCGCTCTTTTCTCCGTGTTTTGACTGCGTTGTATTTGAGTGTCTGCAGGCGGCGCTCTTTTCTCCGTGTTTTGACTGCGTTGTATTTGAGTGTCTGCAGGTGGCGCTCTTTTCTCCGTGTTTTGTTTACCTGTGCAGGTCTAGCAGCAGCTTTTTGGACGTCTGCGTCTCGTTGATTTGACGCCTGAAAGGTGGGTGCGTCTCAATCATGTCGGGCTCCACCGCcactttctgctgctctgagcGACGCCACGCCGCCATGACGACGGCCGGCGCGTCCTCCCATTGGTCGGGGTATTCCCCGCCCAGGCCGAGGACATGCGGCTGCTCGTCGTCAAAAGTCGACAACAGACTCCTCGACTTCACTGAAAGAGTCGAAAAAAGacgttttattttacttttttgtgaaaaacatttatttactgtttaagGAGAAAATGCTCTCTGTGTGCggactgaacacacacacacacacacacacacacacacagtcaggcacacacaaatacacaccatccacacacacacacacttgttgtgttattgtctgccttttaaaaaactgtgtgtgtatttgtgtgtgtgtgggattgGACAGGAAACTGAATTTGATTGTTAAGAAATTAAATCTGGTCTCTattacaaagtgtgtgtgtgtgtgtgtgcgtgcgtgcgcgtgtgtgtgtgtgtgtatgtgcgtgcgtgcgtgtgtgtgtgcgtgcgtgtgtgcgtgcgtgcgtgcatgcgtgtgtacgtgcgtgcgtatgtgcgtgcgtgcgtgcgtgtgtgtgtgcgtgtatgcgtgcgtgcatgtgtgtgtgtgtgtgtgtgtgtgtgtgtgtgtgggaggcagcagagaggatgCAGTGAAAGGTCAGCCCCTCTAATCAGCAGCTCTGTAGCTTTTATTGCAGCTCTGTGCAGGAGGTGGAATCTGATTATCGTGGATGTTATAATGGAGCTGCTCTCTGGATCTGATGATTCAGTACGATAGAAACAGCCGAGAGGTCAGAGCAGctaaaaactgtttcaaaagTCGACTTCCAGTAACGCTCGACTCTTTGGCGGCCTGTCAGATTTTACTGTAGCTGCACACATGAAGGAATATACTTATGTTTTTATGGTTAAATTGGAAATTAAAGTATTTCTGTGatgttcaaaatgtcaaacttatggcctgcgggccaaatctggcccctgatagggccccgggtggccccccaaacattttctaactgacaataaaaataaagtgattgactctgaatagtttttgtccttttagtctccaaacagcatcacaatagagcttgttgatcaataaaagagccagaggaggatcccccacacccccaacagaggacacagctgagacactgatgtcctaaaatactagaaactaGTTCAGTATATCCtcaaatccttaaaacatcaaaaaatcttataaacatcttaaaatcctggaaacatcctaaaatccttgaaatgtcctaaattccaagCAATTTCTgaaaatccttaaaacgttgtaaaatatgtgaaatgtcctaaaatcctaaaattgtctaagctccaaaaaaccaattgagtaatgccctaaaatctacaaaatattataaatcgaagaaacgtcctaaaatctgtaaaatgcccaaaaatcctagaaatatcctacaaTCCCATACATTTCATGAAATCCccgaaacatcttaaaatcctctAAATGTTCTCCTAaaattgtcttaaaatcctaaaaacactgtaaaatatgacaaatgtcctaaaatccttgaaatctCCTAAAATTCGAGAAATGTTTCCTCACATATTTAGCATACcgcagggtgagtaactgatatagaaatgatcattttgggggtgaaatattccttaaaTCGTGATCACTTGTGTGTATTTAAGTGCCATTGTTCGATTAACATTAAATTTCACCTTAAATAGTTCCCTCTGCGTGCTAAAGACGGGCTGTGGACACTCTCAGGTGTGTCTGAGACCTGCAGTACCTGATGTTGAGATTATTTTGGGACAGCACGTGGACCGAACATCAGAGcgtctgtgtgcgtgtgaggGTGCGTTTAATGACCTGTGGCCGTGTAGGACTCTTTGACAGCCGGCTGTTTGGAGGCGAGGCCGCTGTCAGTGACGGTCGAACACGGCGTCAAACTGCTCGGGTAGAAACTCCCCAAAAACAGAGCGAAACACAACACGACCACCTgcacagagacggagagacgcAGAGTCTTCAGTTAGAGGAGACGCTGGAACGAAAGGCAGCCTGTCTCGTTTGTCCCCTGAACCCGTCCAGTTCAGCGTTGGTTTGGAAGCTCTGCAATTATTTCCTGCTGAAATATTCATGTAAAATACACGAGCTGCACTCTACAAGAGCAGTTTAGTACAACACAAaccataaataaatcaataaaatgatcACATCTGAAAAAGCATCCACTCCTGCACGGAGAAAAGTCTCCTCCACAGTCCCACGCGGTTTAAAAAGCATCCAAATCCTCCATTCACACGTCATACTTCTATTCCAATAAACTCACacaataaatcaatacatttcCAGGAACTTAAAAACCATACGTTCCCTGCACTGACACTGATACTCCTTATTGGGTCTCTATCATTGCAGATATTGCTTAAGAATAaaatttggtaattttgtggttctttaaaaaattgtggtgattatgaaagaaaaaaaaaagttggtaattttgttttctttaaaaatatttgccgTTTTACGCCTTCACACTGAGGGGGGGTAAATAAATTATGAATCAGTGCTAAGCTGCTAATGAGTGAGGGAAGCAGATGTTTCCAATTCAATATTTTAATCAATGTTtcaccacactcacacacacacacacacacacactcactcacacacacagtgtagtACCATTAGGCACGATGATGTCTGGGTTCCTGCCATCCTGCAGGACTTGGGGACTTTGCCGGCCACCACCGCCTGCAGagactgcagctgctgtaacagagacctacacacacacacacacacacacaggttacacacatacatgtaacaTACACattcttaaagaaaacacgCCTTCCAGCGGGaatggaaagcatgttttcttttaaaaaaaagtgaggaatttttttctttcttataaaATTTTAGGCAACTTTGTCCTTTGTTCTTGGTTAAGTTTTTTTTcgattactttttttgtgatttttaatgtagaatttttggggaatttgaaagaaaaaaaaaaaggtttttttccctttaaaatttcttggatttttttttttttcttttaagatttctggtgttttttgaagCATGCCCTACAAACCCAGTTTTAGATggcatgtttcctttaaaaaataattttgatgaattttctttgtttttttcctcaaaaacttttgtttctttgaaacttctttttcctctttaaaaatccttggcatttttttttcttttggtgattTCCttttagtgtgatttttttttttcattaaaaattttcttttattttttttctctttaaaaatttgGGCGAAAACATGCCAAACCCATGggcccaccaaaataaaaaaaaaaattcatatagccagaaactgcaaaaaatgatcACTGGATTTtcacgtttgtttgtttgtttgtttgtttaattcttGTATTCAGCATCAGTCTGAATAAGACAGAGAGCATCAGGATTTGTTCTGTTGtttacttcattaaaaaaagacaacaaaacaacacgtGAACACTGGCCAGGTGCACcagcagtgacacacacacacacacacacactcacacacactcaaatgtAACTGGTTCATTTAACTTTCAGACAGTGATGATAAAGCCCACTTTAACCACTGAGTGGAAAACAGGCCCCTCAACAGCTGTGttcactgtacacacacacacacacacacacacacacacacacttcatccaTGCATAACAAGAGCAAACAACAGTCTAGATTGAAGCAGCTTGAGCGTTTTACATTAAAAGAGCCTGATGATTATTCACGGCTGCAAAATCTGCAGCAGCTTTTGATTCGATAATAAAattcagcgtgtgtgtgtgtgtgtgtgtgtttccctccCAGGTGTGGAGCCTTTAGAGGACGGGACAAATAAAAAGGGGAACATAAAAGAGGCCACGTCAGGACACGGTTCAGAGATGGAGCGTGTTTGAGTCGCTGCGA
This window encodes:
- the LOC121938297 gene encoding cyclic AMP-responsive element-binding protein 3-like protein 2: MAGTQTSSCLMVVVLCFALFLGSFYPSSLTPCSTVTDSGLASKQPAVKESYTATVKSRSLLSTFDDEQPHVLGLGGEYPDQWEDAPAVVMAAWRRSEQQKVAVEPDMIETHPPFRRQINETQTSKKLLLDLHRSLEQRTNESSSKVIELERTVNETS